Proteins co-encoded in one Pseudarthrobacter chlorophenolicus A6 genomic window:
- a CDS encoding MBL fold metallo-hydrolase — MSEWLEVGAGNYVLVTEGSLLNTGLIIGTERAMVIDTGCGPRQGKEILDAVREKTHLPLVVVNTHAHYDHFFGNAVFAEAGVTEFWAHENCATEIDQRGDLQRRFVGTLEPEMSTGEGENVELVVPNAIVRDQPVLVDLGGVTATLFYLGRGHTDGDLLVGTSTTLYVGDLVEQGAHPSFEDSFPEEWADALRHISALRHRYEFLIPGHGKPCSDGFVKTMANTLTTAVRQARQSIRDTPDDATKAIPVLPYGPEQSRWFIKRLQETHRES, encoded by the coding sequence ATGTCGGAATGGCTTGAGGTCGGCGCGGGCAACTATGTGCTGGTCACCGAGGGATCGCTGCTGAACACCGGACTGATCATCGGGACCGAGCGGGCCATGGTGATCGACACCGGCTGCGGCCCCCGCCAGGGCAAGGAGATCCTGGACGCGGTGCGGGAGAAGACCCACCTGCCGCTCGTCGTCGTCAACACCCACGCCCACTACGACCACTTCTTCGGCAACGCGGTGTTCGCCGAAGCGGGCGTCACGGAATTCTGGGCGCACGAGAACTGCGCCACCGAGATCGACCAGCGCGGTGACCTGCAGCGCCGCTTCGTGGGCACGCTGGAACCGGAAATGTCCACCGGTGAGGGCGAGAATGTGGAACTGGTGGTGCCCAACGCGATCGTCCGCGACCAGCCGGTCCTGGTGGACCTGGGCGGTGTGACCGCCACGCTGTTCTACCTGGGCCGTGGACACACCGACGGCGATCTCCTGGTGGGCACTTCCACCACCCTGTACGTGGGTGACCTCGTGGAGCAGGGCGCGCACCCGTCCTTCGAGGACTCGTTCCCCGAGGAGTGGGCGGACGCCCTCCGGCACATCTCCGCCTTGCGCCACCGCTACGAATTCCTCATCCCCGGACACGGAAAGCCTTGCAGCGATGGCTTCGTCAAGACCATGGCCAACACCCTGACCACCGCGGTCCGCCAGGCACGCCAGTCCATCCGCGACACCCCGGACGACGCCACTAAGGCCATCCCCGTGCTGCCCTACGGCCCGGAACAGTCCCGCTGGTTCATCAAGAGGCTGCAGGAAACCCACCGGGAAAGCTAG
- a CDS encoding LacI family DNA-binding transcriptional regulator, translated as MGNKNVGIKDVALAAGVSVTTVSHVLNEVAYARVRPETKEKVRAAAAQLGYEPNRLAQALRTQRTGMLGLLSEDIATTPHAGRIILGADEAAKARGYNLMILNTSAAASLESRQADVEALLERRVDGILYATMYHRSVDLPPNLGNVPSVLVDSVSTGGNITAVIPDEERGARTAVSALVEAGHTRIGFLNNTDDVPATHLRLQGFRNTLDEAGLDGGAAPVESAPSEVQGGYEAARRILERGRSADVPTALFCYNDRMAMGAYRAAAELGLAIPADLSIVGFDDQQLIAANLYPALTTVALPHYEMGAWAVEQLIDAIEGKTDLALMAAAPTVMDCPLVRRDSVAPPRA; from the coding sequence ATGGGCAACAAAAACGTGGGGATCAAGGACGTGGCGCTGGCTGCCGGGGTGTCCGTGACCACCGTCTCCCATGTCCTCAACGAGGTGGCGTATGCCCGCGTCAGGCCCGAAACCAAGGAGAAGGTCAGGGCCGCAGCAGCACAGCTCGGCTACGAACCCAACCGTCTGGCCCAGGCGCTGCGGACCCAGCGGACCGGGATGCTGGGGCTGCTGAGCGAGGACATCGCCACCACCCCGCACGCGGGCCGGATCATCCTGGGCGCCGATGAGGCCGCCAAGGCCCGAGGCTACAACCTGATGATCCTCAACACGTCAGCCGCGGCCAGCCTGGAGTCGCGGCAGGCCGATGTGGAGGCCCTCCTCGAACGGAGGGTGGACGGCATCCTGTACGCCACCATGTACCACCGCAGCGTTGACCTGCCGCCCAACCTCGGCAACGTTCCGTCGGTCCTGGTGGACTCCGTTTCCACCGGCGGAAACATCACCGCGGTGATTCCGGACGAGGAACGCGGCGCCCGGACCGCGGTGTCCGCACTGGTGGAGGCGGGCCACACCCGCATAGGTTTCCTGAACAACACCGATGACGTCCCGGCCACCCACCTCCGCCTTCAGGGTTTCCGGAACACGCTGGACGAAGCAGGGCTCGACGGCGGTGCGGCGCCGGTGGAGTCTGCGCCGTCCGAGGTGCAGGGCGGCTATGAGGCGGCACGCCGGATCCTCGAACGCGGCCGGAGCGCTGACGTGCCCACGGCCTTGTTCTGCTACAACGACCGGATGGCCATGGGCGCCTACCGGGCAGCCGCCGAACTGGGTCTAGCCATTCCTGCCGACCTGTCCATCGTGGGTTTCGATGACCAGCAACTCATTGCCGCCAACCTCTACCCGGCCCTGACCACCGTGGCGCTGCCGCACTATGAGATGGGGGCCTGGGCCGTGGAGCAGCTCATCGACGCCATCGAGGGGAAGACTGACCTGGCCCTGATGGCGGCTGCGCCCACCGTGATGGACTGCCCGCTGGTGCGGCGCGATTCCGTGGCGCCGCCAAGGGCCTGA